The proteins below come from a single Gossypium raimondii isolate GPD5lz chromosome 2, ASM2569854v1, whole genome shotgun sequence genomic window:
- the LOC105784424 gene encoding pleiotropic drug resistance protein 1: MENVEAFRVGSARIGSSSIWRNNAMEAFSMSAREEDDEEDLKWAAIEKLPTYLRVRRGIFTEGEGQSREIDIKNLGFIERRNLLERLVRIAEDDNERFLLKLKQRIDRVGLDMPTIEVRFEHLNVEAEAYVGSRALPTIFNFSANILEGLLSYLHILPNRKKPLPILNDISGIIRPRRMTLLLGPPSSGKTTLLLSLAGKLGKDLKFAGRVTYNGHGMKEFVPQRTSAYISQYDVHIGEMTVRETLAFSARCQGVGPRYEMLKELSRREKEANIKPDPDIDIYMKAAALEGQEANVVTDYILKILGLEVCADTFVGDEMRRGISGGQKKRVTTGEMLVGPARALFMDEISTGLDTSTTFHIVNSLRQSIHILNGTALISLLQPAPETYDLFDDIILLSDGHVVYQGPRENVLEFFEYMGFKCPERKGVADFLQEVTSRKDQEQYWARKDEPYSFISVKELAEAFQSFHIGQKLGDDLAVPFDKSKSHPAALTKDKYGVSKKELLKACVSREYLLMKRNLFVYVFKMIQLIFIGVITMTIFIRTEMHRDTITDGGIFMGALFFILIMIMFNGFAELAMTILKLPVFYKQRDLLFYPSWAYSLPALILKTPISILEVTVWVFMSYYVIGFDPDVGSFFKNYLVLLCLSQMASGLFRLMGGLGRNIIVANTCGSFALLTVLVMGGFILTRDDVKKWWKWGYWISPLMYAQNAIAVNEFLGKSWRHVPPNSTEPLGVLVMKSRGIFPEPHWYWIGVGALIGYCFLFNFLFTLALKYLDPFGKPQAVISKETLAERIASKTGENIELSSRGRDSSERRTGASSRSLSWKVTSVNEANQKRKRGMVLPFEPLSMSFDEIKYALDMPQEMKAQGISEERLELLKGVSGAFRPGVLTALMGVSGAGKTTLMDVLAGRKTGGYVEGTIKISGYPKKQETFARISGYCEQTDIHSPHVTVYESLVFSAWLRLPPEVNSETRMMFIEEVMELVELSSLRDALVGLPGVNGLSTEQRKRLTIAVELVANPSIIFMDEPTSGLDARAAAIVMRTVRNTVDTGRTVVCTIHQPSIDIFDAFDELLLLKRGGEEIYVGPLGRHSCHLIKYFEEINGIPKIKDGYNPATWMLEVTSGAQEEAIGVNFTNIYKNSELYRRNKALVKELSNPAPGSKDLYFQTRYSQSLLTQCIACLWKQYWSYWRNPPYTAVRFLFTTFIALMFGTIFWDLGSKRTRRQDVFNSMGSMYAAVLFIGFQNAASVQPVVAVERTVFYRERAAGMYSALPYAFGQVVIELPYILVQTVIYGIIVYAMIGFEWTSDKFFWYLFFMYFTFLYFTFYGMMTVAVTPDHNIAGIISSAFFALWNLFSGFIIPRTRIPVWWRWYYWVCPISWSLYGLIASQYGDVQDKFGSGETVQHFVRNYFDFREEFVGVVAIVVVGICVLFGFIFAFSIKAFNFQKR, from the exons atggagaatgtTGAGGCATTTAGAGTCGGCAGTGCACGTATTGGAAGTTCAAGCATTTGGAGGAACAACGCCATGGAAGCTTTCTCCATGTCTGCTcgtgaagaagatgatgaagaagacCTGAAATGGGCTGCCATCGAGAAACTGCCTACATATTTGCGTGTGAGGAGAGGGATATTCACAGAAGGTGAAGGTCAATCAAGGGAGATCGACATAAAAAACCTTGGATTCATTGAGAGAAGGAATCTGCTGGAAAGGCTAGTAAGAATTGCAGAAGATGATAATGAGAGGTTCTTGTTGAAGCTTAAACAACGCATTGATAG AGTTGGACTTGATATGCCAACAATTGAAGTCCGGTTTGAGCATCTGAATGTTGAAGCAGAAGCTTATGTGGGAAGTAGAGCGCTGCCTACCATATTCAACTTTTCTGCAAATATTCTAGAG GGATTATTGAGTTACCTTCACATTCTTCCCAATAGAAAGAAGCCATTACCAATCCTTAATGATATCAGTGGAATTATCAGACCTCGAAG AATGACATTGCTGTTAGGGCCTCCAAGCTCGGGCAAGACAACCTTACTATTGTCATTGGCTGGAAAGCTGGGCAAAGATTTGAAA TTTGCAGGCAGAGTAACTTATAATGGACATGGAATGAAAGAATTCGTGCCGCAGAGGACATCAGCTTACATAAGTCAATATGATGTTCATATAGGAGAAATGACGGTCAGAGAAACATTAGCTTTTTCAGCAAGATGTCAAGGTGTTGGACCTCGTTATg AGATGTTGAAGGAATTGTCTCGTAGAGAGAAAGAAGCAAATATCAAGCCTGATCCTGATATTGATATCTATATGAAG GCCGCTGCACTAGAGGGACAAGAGGCAAATGTAGTTACAGATTATATTCTCAAG ATATTGGGGCTTGAAGTTTGTGCAGACACCTTTGTGGGAGATGAAATGAGACGAGGTATCTCTGGTGGACAAAAGAAGCGAGTCACTACAG GAGAGATGCTGGTTGGACCAGCAAGGGCACTTTTCATGGATGAGATATCTACTGGTTTGGATACTTCAACAACGTTTCATATAGTGAATTCATTAAGACAGTCCATCCACATCCTCAATGGAACAGCTCTGATCTCTCTGCTTCAGCCAGCTCCGGAGACATACGATctgtttgatgatataattcTGCTTTCAGATGGCCATGTTGTGTATCAAGGTCCCCGGGAAAATGTACTCGAGTTTTTTGAATACATGGGGTTTAAGTGTCCAGAAAGAAAAGGAGTTGCTGACTTTTTACAAGAA GTGACATCAAGGAAAGATCAAGAGCAATATTGGGCACGTAAAGACGAGCCTTACAGTTTCATCTCTGTCAAGGAATTAGCTGAAGCATTTCAGTCTTTCCACATTGGACAAAAGCTTGGCGATGATCTTGCAGTTCCATTTGACAAGTCTAAAAGCCATCCAGCTGCTTTAACGAAAGACAAGTACGGTGTTTCAAAGAAGGAACTGTTAAAAGCTTGTGTTTCCAGGGAATATCTTCTAATGAAGAGGAATTTATTCGTATATGTGTTCAAAATGATTCAA CTTATTTTCATTGGAGTCATAACAATGACAATTTTTATAAGGACAGAGATGCACCGAGATACAATAACAGATGGTGGAATTTTCATGGGagctttgttctttattctaaTTATGATAATGTTCAATGGATTCGCGGAGCTTGCAATGACCATCTTGAAACTTCCTGTCTTCTACAAGCAAAGGGACCTTCTCTTCTATCCTTCATGGGCATATTCTTTACCTGCATTGATCCTTAAGACCCCAATCAGCATCTTAGAAGTTACCGTCTGGGTTTTCATGAGTTATTATGTCATTGGCTTTGACCCTGATGTTGGGAG CTTTTTCAAGAATTACCTAGTACTCCTATGTCTTAGCCAGATGGCATCAGGACTTTTCCGATTAATGGGAGGATTAGGAAGAAATATAATTGTTGCAAACACTTGTGGGTCATTTGCTTTACTTACAGTTCTTGTCATGGGAGGATTCATCTTAACTCGAG ATGATGTCAAGAAATGGTGGAAATGGGGTTACTGGATTTCACCATTGATGTATGCACAAAATGCCATAGCTGTGAATGAATTCCTGGGGAAGAGTTGGAGACAC GTTCCTCCTAACTCTACTGAACCATTAGGAGTTTTGGTCATGAAATCTCGTGGAATTTTCCCTGAACCGCATTGGTATTGGATTGGAGTGGGGGCTTTGATTGGATACTGTTTCctattcaatttccttttcaCATTGGCGTTAAAGTATTTGGACC CATTTGGGAAGCCTCAAGCAGTAATATCTAAAGAAACCTTAGCTGAGAGAATTGCTAGCAAGACTGGAGAGAATATTGAGCTATCATCAAGGGGAAGAGATTCTTCTG AGAGAAGAACAGGTGCATCATCGAGATCGTTGTCTTGGAAAGTTACTAGTGTCAATGAAGCTAATCAAAAGAGGAAGAGGGGGATGGTTCTTCCTTTTGAACCCCTTTCTATGAGCTTTGATGAAATCAAATATGCTCTAGATATGCCACAG GAAATGAAAGCTCAAGGTATTTCAGAGGAGCGGTTGGAACTTTTGAAGGGAGTGAGTGGAGCTTTCAGACCCGGAGTCCTAACAGCTCTGATGGGTGTTAGTGGTGCTGGCAAGACCACTCTAATGGATGTGTTGGCAGGAAGGAAAACCGGTGGTTATGTCGAGGGAACGATCAAAATTTCAGGGTATCCGAAGAAGCAGGAAACATTTGCTCGTATATCCGGGTACTGTGAGCAAACAGACATCCATTCCCCCCATGTTACAGTCTACGAGTCCTTGGTTTTCTCTGCATGGCTTAGACTACCCCCGGAGGTCAATTCTGAAACCAGGATG ATGTTCATTGAGGAAGTTATGGAGCTTGTGGAGCTAAGTTCATTAAGGGACGCACTTGTAGGATTGCCAGGGGTGAATGGTCTTTCAACTGAGCAACGCAAGAGGCTAACAATTGCAGTTGAACTTGTTGCCAACCCATCCATAATATTCATGGATGAGCCTACATCTGGTCTTGATGCCAGGGCAGCAGCTATAGTAATGAGAACAGTAAGGAACACTGTCGATACAGGACGAACTGTGGTGTGTACCATCCACCAACCAAGCATCGATATATTTGATGCTTTCGATGAG CTGCTTCTGTTGAAAAGAGGAGGTGAAGAAATATATGTGGGTCCACTAGGCCGCCATTCTTGTCATTTAATAAAGTATTTTGAG GAAATAAATGGAATCCCAAAGATAAAAGATGGTTACAATCCAGCAACATGGATGTTGGAGGTTACTTCAGGAGCACAAGAAGAAGCGATTGGTGTCAACTTTACCAACATATACAAGAACTCTGAGCTATATAG GAGGAACAAGGCATTGGTGAAGGAACTAAGCAACCCTGCACCTGGTTCCAAGGATTTATACTTCCAGACTAGATATTCACAATCGTTGCTCACTCAATGTATTGCTTGTTTATGGAAGCAGTATTGGTCTTACTGGCGAAACCCACCATACACTGCAGTGAGATTTTTATTCACAACTTTTATAGCTCTAATGTTTGGGACAATATTCTGGGATCTAGGCTCCAAAAG AACAAGGCGACAGGACGTTTTCAACTCAATGGGTTCTATGTATGCTGCCGTTCTCTTTATAGGATTTCAAAATGCTGCATCGGTTCAACCCGTCGTGGCAGTTGAAAGAACGGTTTTTTATCGAGAAAGAGCCGCTGGGATGTATTCAGCACTACCATATGCATTTGGACAG GTTGTGATTGAGCTGCCATACATTTTGGTTCAGACTGTCATTTATGGAATTATAGTGTATGCGATGATCGGATTTGAATGGACTTCCGACAAGTTCTTCTGGTATCTCTTCTTTATGTATTTCACCTTCTTATACTTCACCTTCTATGGGATGATGACTGTGGCTGTCACTCCCGACCACAATATTGCTGGCATAATTTCATCTGCCTTCTTTGCACTTTGGAATCTTTTCTCCGGATTCATCATCCCCCGAACG AGAATTCCTGTGTGGTGGAGATGGTATTATTGGGTTTGCCCTATTTCTTGGAGCTTGTATGGACTAATTGCTTCACAGTATGGTG